Proteins found in one Paenibacillus sp. FSL R10-2782 genomic segment:
- the hisB gene encoding imidazoleglycerol-phosphate dehydratase HisB — MGNENNGAGRAGSVSRKTNETDIQLSFAVDGTGQAEIETDVPFLNHMLDLFTKHGQFDLNVQARGDVDIDDHHTVEDIGICLGQTLLESLGDKKGIKRYASVFVPMDEALAQVVIDLSNRPHFEYRAEYPSQQVGSFSTELVHEFLWKFALEARMTLHVIVHYGQNTHHMIEAVFKALGRALDEATSIDPRVTGVPSTKGVL; from the coding sequence ATGGGGAACGAAAATAACGGAGCAGGGCGTGCAGGCAGCGTCAGCCGAAAGACGAACGAAACGGATATTCAGCTATCTTTTGCGGTAGACGGTACAGGACAAGCGGAAATTGAGACAGATGTTCCTTTTCTGAACCATATGCTGGATTTGTTCACCAAGCATGGACAATTTGACCTGAACGTACAGGCCAGAGGGGATGTTGATATCGACGACCACCATACCGTAGAGGACATTGGTATCTGTCTGGGGCAAACCTTGCTGGAATCGTTAGGCGATAAAAAAGGAATCAAGCGGTATGCCAGCGTCTTTGTACCGATGGATGAGGCGCTCGCGCAGGTCGTCATTGATCTAAGTAACCGACCGCATTTTGAGTACCGTGCGGAGTATCCGTCACAGCAGGTAGGAAGCTTTTCGACGGAGCTGGTGCATGAGTTTCTGTGGAAATTCGCGCTGGAGGCTCGTATGACGCTGCACGTCATTGTTCACTATGGGCAAAATACCCACCATATGATCGAGGCGGTGTTCAAGGCACTGGGACGTGCGCTGGATGAAGCGACATCCATTGACCCGCGGGTAACGGGAGTGCCTTCGACGAAGGGAGTGCTGTAG
- the hisH gene encoding imidazole glycerol phosphate synthase subunit HisH: protein MSIAIVDYGRGNLHSVSKAVERLGYEAVVTGDAKVIRSASGVILPGVGAFGDAMEHLRSSGLDRVIQEVASAGQPLLGVCLGMQLLFTRGEEYGSHEGLDILPGEVVRFAPDLGVKVPHMGWNRLHMTQPEHPLLQGLEEGHVYFVHSYHAKPEVESDLLAVTDYGGPVTAIVGRGHVYGMQFHPEKSGEMGMRLLRQFLQLAEAEKRA from the coding sequence ATGTCCATTGCTATTGTGGATTACGGCAGAGGCAATCTGCATAGTGTGAGCAAGGCGGTTGAGCGCCTTGGCTATGAGGCTGTAGTGACAGGAGATGCGAAGGTGATTCGTTCCGCCAGCGGTGTGATTTTGCCGGGTGTAGGAGCGTTCGGAGACGCTATGGAGCATTTGCGTTCCAGCGGCCTGGATCGAGTCATTCAGGAGGTTGCGAGCGCCGGACAGCCGCTGCTTGGCGTTTGCCTGGGGATGCAGCTGCTGTTCACTCGTGGCGAAGAATATGGCAGCCATGAGGGGCTGGATATTTTGCCGGGAGAGGTCGTGCGCTTTGCTCCTGATCTGGGTGTGAAGGTACCGCATATGGGCTGGAATCGTCTGCACATGACGCAGCCGGAACATCCATTGTTGCAAGGCTTGGAGGAAGGGCATGTGTATTTTGTGCATTCTTATCATGCCAAGCCGGAGGTAGAAAGTGATTTGCTGGCGGTGACCGATTACGGTGGGCCGGTAACAGCTATCGTAGGCAGAGGCCATGTATACGGTATGCAGTTCCATCCGGAGAAGAGCGGGGAAATGGGAATGCGACTGCTTCGCCAGTTTTTGCAACTGGCTGAGGCGGAAAAGCGAGCGTAA
- the hisA gene encoding 1-(5-phosphoribosyl)-5-[(5-phosphoribosylamino)methylideneamino]imidazole-4-carboxamide isomerase has translation MFTIYPAIDIRDGKCVRLVQGDYNQETIYNENPVEVAREWERLGGSYIHLVDLDGAKAGQPVNDELIGRIASAVQVPVQVGGGLRTREHVERLLSLGVSRVILGTAAIEDRAFTEAVLGTYGDRIAIGLDARNGYVATRGWLETSEVRADELAAELASKGAETFIFTDISRDGMMQGPNVEAIVALAKSSGRTVIASGGVSKMDDLITLSAYAQKGVGGAIVGKALYTGSIDLQVAVQAVAKA, from the coding sequence TTGTTCACGATATATCCGGCGATTGATATTCGCGATGGCAAATGTGTACGGCTGGTGCAGGGTGATTATAACCAGGAGACGATATACAATGAAAATCCGGTGGAGGTGGCCCGGGAATGGGAGCGCTTGGGCGGTTCCTACATTCATTTGGTCGATCTGGACGGTGCTAAAGCGGGTCAACCTGTGAATGATGAGCTGATCGGACGCATCGCGTCTGCGGTACAGGTCCCTGTACAGGTAGGTGGCGGCTTGCGTACACGCGAGCATGTGGAGCGGCTGTTGTCACTGGGCGTGAGCCGCGTGATTTTGGGCACGGCGGCGATTGAGGACCGCGCTTTTACGGAAGCGGTGCTGGGCACCTATGGCGACCGGATCGCTATCGGTCTGGATGCACGAAATGGCTATGTAGCGACGCGCGGATGGCTCGAAACCTCGGAGGTTCGAGCAGATGAATTGGCTGCGGAGCTGGCTTCCAAGGGAGCGGAAACGTTTATTTTCACAGATATTTCCCGCGACGGAATGATGCAGGGGCCTAATGTGGAGGCGATCGTGGCACTTGCGAAAAGCAGTGGACGCACCGTAATTGCTTCCGGCGGTGTCAGCAAGATGGACGATCTGATTACGTTGAGTGCCTATGCGCAAAAAGGTGTAGGCGGCGCTATTGTGGGTAAGGCATTGTATACAGGCAGCATTGATTTACAGGTCGCCGTACAAGCTGTAGCAAAGGCATAG
- the hisF gene encoding imidazole glycerol phosphate synthase subunit HisF: protein MLAKRIIPCLDVKDGRVVKGVNFVNLRDAGDPVELAALYDREGADEIVFLDISASVEGRATMEEVVRQTAGEIAIPFTVGGGISHVDDMKRILRAGADKIGINTAAVRNPQLIAEGARSFGSQCIVVAIDAKYNEAWGEWEVYTHGGRTPSGIRALAWAKEAERLGAGEILLTSMNADGTKDGFDLPLTSAVSDTVGIPVIASGGAGKQEHFYDVFTAGKADAGLAATIFHYKEIGIPELKRDLKRRGVEIR from the coding sequence ATGCTGGCTAAACGTATTATTCCCTGCTTGGACGTAAAGGATGGCAGGGTAGTTAAGGGCGTCAATTTTGTGAATTTACGTGATGCAGGCGATCCGGTAGAGCTGGCGGCACTTTATGACCGGGAAGGGGCGGACGAAATCGTATTTCTGGATATTTCCGCTTCGGTTGAAGGTCGTGCGACTATGGAAGAGGTAGTTCGCCAGACAGCCGGGGAAATTGCCATTCCCTTCACCGTGGGCGGCGGAATATCCCATGTCGATGATATGAAGCGCATCCTGCGTGCAGGGGCGGATAAAATCGGCATTAATACGGCGGCTGTTCGTAACCCTCAGCTGATTGCGGAGGGTGCGCGCAGCTTTGGCTCACAATGCATCGTGGTTGCGATTGATGCCAAGTACAATGAGGCGTGGGGCGAGTGGGAAGTATACACGCACGGAGGCCGCACGCCATCCGGTATCCGTGCCTTGGCATGGGCCAAGGAGGCTGAACGGCTGGGGGCAGGCGAAATTCTGTTGACCAGCATGAATGCGGACGGAACCAAGGATGGTTTTGACCTGCCGCTGACCTCTGCGGTGTCGGATACCGTGGGTATTCCGGTCATTGCTTCCGGTGGAGCGGGTAAGCAGGAGCATTTTTATGACGTGTTTACGGCGGGTAAAGCGGACGCTGGCTTAGCGGCGACAATTTTTCACTATAAAGAAATAGGAATTCCCGAGCTAAAACGGGATTTGAAGCGCAGAGGAGTGGAGATACGATGA
- the hisIE gene encoding bifunctional phosphoribosyl-AMP cyclohydrolase/phosphoribosyl-ATP diphosphatase HisIE — MSNELNQQLSLEQVLDNIRWNEAGLVSAIVQDDATLQVLTLAYMNRESLKLSLESGETWFWSRSRQELWHKGATSGNTQKITSIQLDCDGDALLVRVIPNGPACHTGETSCFFRDISVPGTAVAPAKENAGGQASVTTQTGTAHAASDRFEVLAQLEAIIKEREVTRPEGAYTTYLFDKGVDKILKKVGEEASETIIAAKNKDNEELRLEVSDLIYHLLVLLQERKLPLDDVLAELNRRHERPRRD; from the coding sequence ATGAGCAACGAATTGAACCAGCAGCTATCTCTGGAACAGGTATTGGATAATATCCGCTGGAATGAAGCGGGACTTGTCTCAGCGATTGTGCAGGATGATGCCACGCTTCAAGTATTGACGCTGGCCTATATGAATCGAGAATCGCTGAAGCTTTCTCTGGAATCGGGAGAGACATGGTTTTGGTCCCGTTCCAGACAGGAGCTGTGGCACAAAGGGGCAACGTCGGGGAATACGCAAAAAATCACCTCCATCCAGCTGGATTGTGACGGTGACGCTCTGCTCGTCCGTGTAATTCCCAATGGTCCCGCCTGCCATACCGGAGAAACGAGCTGCTTTTTCCGTGATATTTCCGTGCCAGGAACAGCTGTAGCTCCTGCTAAGGAAAATGCCGGGGGCCAAGCGTCGGTGACGACTCAAACGGGCACGGCTCATGCGGCATCAGACCGCTTTGAAGTGCTTGCCCAATTGGAAGCAATCATTAAGGAGCGGGAAGTGACACGTCCTGAAGGGGCCTATACGACCTACCTTTTTGACAAAGGCGTGGATAAGATTCTAAAAAAGGTTGGCGAAGAAGCGTCCGAGACGATCATTGCTGCCAAAAATAAGGATAATGAGGAGCTTCGTCTGGAGGTCAGTGATCTGATCTATCACTTGCTGGTACTGTTACAGGAGCGCAAGCTGCCGCTGGATGATGTGCTGGCTGAGCTGAACCGTCG